The Kineothrix sp. IPX-CK genomic interval GTATACAGGAGCATTTGCAGACGGCGGTATAACGACGGTATCACAGATGGACAGTAGCCAGAGGGACGTGGTAAAAGACGGGAACGATGAGGAAAATTATATTGTATACGCCTATACGTCAGATAAGAATGGATATTTGTTCTTGAATGTACCGGAGGAAGCGGCAACGGATTCTTTTGTCTTCGATTATTCTGTGCTGGGAATAATGTCCTATCCCGAAATTACTCCATATGAGCCGCAGATACAAAATGATTCGCAGTCTCAGGGGCAGATGATCGATAGTGGAGCTGTAAAGGTAAGAATCTTTGATTCCAATATCGAATGGTTCGATGGCAGCAGATGGCATGTGTTGGGAGCGGTAGAGGATTATCGAAAGTCAGACCCCTTCGAGGTATATGGGAAAGAAGAATTCTCTGTGGACGATGGAGACGTGGAAACAGATAACGGCAAATCCATGGTTTACGGGAACAGAGGTGTGGGAATTATAAAGAAAGATGTGCAGGAAAGCACATCTAAGTCCTCCAAGGCAGGAGGAAGTAAAACATCGTCAGCTCCTGCTGCGTCTGGCACTACAGCACCGGCAGCACCGATTGTCTCACCTTCCGGTTCGGAAGGAAGCAGCCAGAGTAATGACGGAGGGCAAAGCGCCGGAGGCGGAAGTACAAACAACGGAGGCCAAAGTACCGGGGGAAGTTCGGATAGCGGCGGAGGTCAAAGCTCAGGCGGCGGAAATTCGAATAGCGGAGGCGGTCAGCCCGACAGTGGGAGCGGTGGAGACAGCGGTGGTGGAGATAACGGAGGCGACAGCAGTAGCGGTGACGTAGATATTGAATGGACAGATGATATTCTCTAAAAATAATGGGAGAGAGGTAAAGCGCGTATATCATCACAATAGGATGTTCTACAGCATATGATGTTCTAAGAATGGGAAAAGGAGTTTCCTATGAATTATTATCGTGGCATAAACAGTAACGATTACGGACCACTTCCCTTTGCCACAAATGTGGAACAGGAGGCCAAGCGGAATCAGAGTTTCCGCACGGCCTTATGGACCGGTTCCAATTTGCAGATGACGGTTATGTGTATTCCGGCACGAGGAGAAACCGGTCTTGAAATACATCGGGATACGGATCAGCTTGTCAGTGTGGAGGAAGGCCAGGGACTCGTTAAAATAGGAAATTATAAGGAGCGGTTGGATTTTCAGCAGCATCTGTGTGCAGGCGATTCGGTTTTCATACCGGCAGGCGTTTGGTATAACATAATCAATGCAGGTAAAAGTCCTCTTAGGCTTTCCTCTGTCTATGCGCCGCCGGCACATTCGAGAGGAACCGTCCACCGGACGAAGGCTGACGACAGAGGAATATGTTAATTTCACTTTATGCGACAGGCATTACAAAATACAGCAGACGTTTCATCCGGCCGCATTGCTTCAGATATTTTTTTTGTAAGGAGAGGGTATAAGCCTCCATCACCTTGATATTCATTTCTGAGATAGGGCGGCCTCCGAAGCGGATGCTTTGGAACAAATCGCATATTTCTAAAAAGGAGTATTCGGATGTGTCCAGGCTGCCTTCTGTCCGGGCACCATAATCCAAAAGGGTTTCTCCTGCTTCTATAGGATAACCATGCAGCCTTCCGAACAGGAAGGCTTTTTTCATATGAAACTGTATCTTCTCATAGTCGTTTCCAGCCATGTAACGGCGATGCAGCAATTGGTTCCGTAAGAGAAGGAAAAGGAAGATCATGAAGCTTACGATACATATAAGGAGAAGCCCTTCCACAATGAAGAATAAAAGCTTCTTCCCGCTTTCCAGGACGGAGGAATAGCTTATCTCAGATATCTCGTCTTCTTCGAAAGCAGCGGAAGACTCTGTATAAGGAACGGCCGGTGGAGTAATGGAGGCAGCAGTTACTTCCCCGTTTTGTTGCCATGCCGTGTTAGCGACTACGTAGTAGCGAGGTGTGGGATCGTAGGGAATCCAGCCTATGTTGTCTATATATGCCTCCACCCATGCATGGGCATTGTTGCCGGAAAGGTTCAGAACGCGGTTGTCATAATGGTAAGAGCTGTTAGAAACAAAACCCTCTACGTAGCGGGTAGGAATGCCCTCACAGCGTCCGAGAACGGCCATGGCGGAGGCAAAATATGTGCAGTAGCCGTTCTTGCTTTCGAAGAGGAACTCATCGACTACGTCTGCTTCTTCTGGAAGCGGCCGGGGCGAAGTGGTATAGGTATATTCGCTCAGATAATCCTCGATTGCCTTCATGCGGTCATAATCGTTATCTGCCTCAGATGTAATTTCCTCCGCCAGAGAGTAGACACGGGAAGGAAGTGTATCGGGAAGGAACGTATAGTGTTCATGAACGAAGCGCTGTCTCTCGGCAGCGGTTTCCGTAAGGAAAGGAATGCCATTCCACGCCTGCCCTCTTAAAAGCTGTTTTACCCTTTCATCGGAATAGTTGAGCTCCATAAGATGGAGCTGATAACGAAATCCCATGCCCTGTGCTTTGGAAAGCCTCAGTCCGTCACCGTAAGAAAAGGCGGTAGGCTTGTCGTTAAAAAGCAGAACATTTTGGGTAAATGGAGCAAAGAACAGACTCTTTGTCTTCAAGCCCTTATAGGTAACATCGTAATAGCTGTAGCTTACCAGTTCCTCGATATCCTCCTGAGAATAAATGCTCTGCGTGAGGGAGGACATCAATCCGTCGTATTGCAGAAGGTATTCCTCTCCCTCGTAAGACTTATCTGCAGCACGAAGTTCCCATTCGTGACCGTTATAAAAGTCGCGTATGGTTCCGGCCAGATAGAGGGGAGCCTTGGTCTGGTCACCGATGATGGAGAGCTGCGGACTGTCAGAGGAAAGGACCCTGCCTCCGATTCCGTTATCTTCATCATAGCCTGCAAAGTTTAAGGAATAGCTGCCGCTGCCGCCGGAAAAATAATATTCCGCATTTATAATGAGAGCGGTCAGCTCCTCACGCACTGCTTTAACCACACTTTTCACTGCATGCCACCGGATAGGAGTTTCCTTCACGGGCAGCAGGAGCATGAGCAGCATTGCTAGGAAAAAGAAGGGGGTCAGGTAAAGTATTTTCTGGCCTGCTTTTCCTTCAGAAAATGCGCAGGAAAGCTCTGCGAGAAAGATCAGAAAGCAGAACAAAATAAGGCATACGGCCCATTTTGAAAGGGAAATTTTTTGTATACTGAAAACGATCAGGCAAATGAGCTGTGAAAGGCAGAGCAAAGATTTCAGCCATAGCCTCCGGCCTGCGAGATAGCATAGGATGGAAAGGGGAATACAAATCGCTGTTAATCCGAGAAAATAGAAATAAGGAATGAGATTTTTGTCTCCTGCATATAGGAACAGATAGAAGAGGACGAGCAATATTCCCATTCCGCTCCATAATGGAAAACGGAGATTTTTCTCTTCTGTCGTATAAATGAAAAATTGCCAGAACAGGGAAGAAAGCAGGAAAAAAACAGTGCGATACGGAATTGTAAATAAGCTGTCCGCAATCAGAATAAGACCGACGCAAAGAGCAGCCGAATAGAGTATCTCGTAATATTTTTTTAAGCTTCCGGTCTTTTTGACAATCCAATTTTTCATAGGGACAATCCTCCGGTATCGATTAGAACTACTTCATTGCCAATTCTGCCGTTTTCCTCCATATAGCTCCTTAAATCCCCTGAGACGGAGGCAGTAATGAGAATGACGGCATGGGAATGAGCTGCTTGGAAGCTATATTTTGCCCATACCTTTTCTGGAGGAAGAGAAGAATGGAAAGAAAGGGCGGCGCAAACCTCATAAAAACGCTCGAAGCCGGTCCGGGCATTTATTAGAAGCTCTTTCAGCTTATCATCCTCCATATATACGACACGAACGGGAATCTGCTTCAAATAATAGTCGTGTACAAAAGCGATCGCGCATTCGACAATGTTATCCTCCGTCTGCAGGCGAATATCCATCTCTCCCGGAATAGGGGACAAATCCATGATGATCACAGTTTCGAACAGTTCTTCCGGCATTTGCTTTCGAACGAGAAGCTCGCCGGTTTTGGCGGAATTCTTCCAGTGTATGTATTTTAGCTGATCTCCGGGACAATATGGCCGCGATTCGTAATCGGGAAGCTCCTGAAGCTTGGAAACGGAGAAAAGGGTGTTCTTTGGATCTTTTTTCTGAAGGTCAGCCATAAGAAGATCTAAAGGCAGAATACGGGGCATGGCGGTGAGTCTGACTTGCGTCGTCATAGGGTAGGTAATGGTGAACAGCCCTAAGAAGTCCGTAACGGAGACGCTTTTTACGCCTACAGGGTAGGTCCCTCTGTATTTGCAGTACATCTTCGTATCTACGCGGAGAATCTGATGGGGAAGCAGGCATAGGTT includes:
- a CDS encoding cupin domain-containing protein, producing the protein MNYYRGINSNDYGPLPFATNVEQEAKRNQSFRTALWTGSNLQMTVMCIPARGETGLEIHRDTDQLVSVEEGQGLVKIGNYKERLDFQQHLCAGDSVFIPAGVWYNIINAGKSPLRLSSVYAPPAHSRGTVHRTKADDRGIC
- a CDS encoding transglutaminase domain-containing protein — protein: MKNWIVKKTGSLKKYYEILYSAALCVGLILIADSLFTIPYRTVFFLLSSLFWQFFIYTTEEKNLRFPLWSGMGILLVLFYLFLYAGDKNLIPYFYFLGLTAICIPLSILCYLAGRRLWLKSLLCLSQLICLIVFSIQKISLSKWAVCLILFCFLIFLAELSCAFSEGKAGQKILYLTPFFFLAMLLMLLLPVKETPIRWHAVKSVVKAVREELTALIINAEYYFSGGSGSYSLNFAGYDEDNGIGGRVLSSDSPQLSIIGDQTKAPLYLAGTIRDFYNGHEWELRAADKSYEGEEYLLQYDGLMSSLTQSIYSQEDIEELVSYSYYDVTYKGLKTKSLFFAPFTQNVLLFNDKPTAFSYGDGLRLSKAQGMGFRYQLHLMELNYSDERVKQLLRGQAWNGIPFLTETAAERQRFVHEHYTFLPDTLPSRVYSLAEEITSEADNDYDRMKAIEDYLSEYTYTTSPRPLPEEADVVDEFLFESKNGYCTYFASAMAVLGRCEGIPTRYVEGFVSNSSYHYDNRVLNLSGNNAHAWVEAYIDNIGWIPYDPTPRYYVVANTAWQQNGEVTAASITPPAVPYTESSAAFEEDEISEISYSSVLESGKKLLFFIVEGLLLICIVSFMIFLFLLLRNQLLHRRYMAGNDYEKIQFHMKKAFLFGRLHGYPIEAGETLLDYGARTEGSLDTSEYSFLEICDLFQSIRFGGRPISEMNIKVMEAYTLSLQKKYLKQCGRMKRLLYFVMPVA
- a CDS encoding DUF58 domain-containing protein, which translates into the protein MRKIIYLFFLFGSIVLVSFRGGNIPYLLFYFALLIPVLALTYSIYVYFRFKIVQEVSRAVVKAKEVPYRLILANEDFIPFTDITLHYFSDMVTIAESRDINNLCLLPHQILRVDTKMYCKYRGTYPVGVKSVSVTDFLGLFTITYPMTTQVRLTAMPRILPLDLLMADLQKKDPKNTLFSVSKLQELPDYESRPYCPGDQLKYIHWKNSAKTGELLVRKQMPEELFETVIIMDLSPIPGEMDIRLQTEDNIVECAIAFVHDYYLKQIPVRVVYMEDDKLKELLINARTGFERFYEVCAALSFHSSLPPEKVWAKYSFQAAHSHAVILITASVSGDLRSYMEENGRIGNEVVLIDTGGLSL